One window of Carassius auratus strain Wakin chromosome 17, ASM336829v1, whole genome shotgun sequence genomic DNA carries:
- the tyro3 gene encoding tyrosine-protein kinase receptor TYRO3, with protein MGVSFCILLFVLHFNEGIHGLRFTKNPSNQTVTQGNMARLGCAFEGLSEPEIIWMKDGEKIYSTDQMYITLDAHHLETFHSVKSVQQQDAGKYWCEVEYQGRVISSEPAWITVEGVPHFAVEPKDVAAISGEPFNLTCAASGPPEPVEVLWWLGGEQKGDFTPSPSVLFVKGVNDSIKFYCEAKNARGISVSRTGTVHIKVRPDSPQDVKVHHVSDLNITLTWTPGFTGHSQLSTCTIQVSKGPGKKVKLPDVDVEVPPFQHVFEGLSRYSNYSVRIRCDNEVGSSPFSPWVDFHTPEAAPSAAPKNFTFELSEQQLTLSWAALDQEELRGRLLAYRVQWNQGGESQDPLLFKDNVARLSGAGRFFNATFRVAACTTAGCGPWSQPVLVMPVSARQAQTQRGHVWVGLLFGLLVATMVGLLLIVLVRNRGKETQFGSAFAASGTDVPVSFTAARSFNRQFPEPPESTLDSLGINSDLKAKLQDVLISERLLTLGRMLGKGEFGSVREAFLKSENNSGQKVAVKVLKTDINSSSDIEQCLKEAAYMKDFHHPNVIQLIGVSLHGRAQQRLPIPMVILPFMKHGDLHTYLLMSRFGDEPFTLSQQVLIQFMLDIARGMEYLSSKNIIHRDLAARNCMLNENMSVCVADFGLSKKIYSGDYYRQGSVSKLPVKWIALESLADNVYTTQSDVWAFGVTMWEIMTRGQTPYPGVENSEIYEYLIKGERLKQPPDCPADIYEIMHSCWSPVPKCRPSFQQLIDQLELLWAKLNPAPEPLLYVNLEEEDGEKASGPVADAGTPSSEEPSWGVSWQCVGIDEDEKDWLMVSSGAALAIGGDYRYIIGPHGSVIDEESRHSDDGLSEDVKDEEEDVIINV; from the exons ATGGGGGTTTCTTTTTGTATCCTGCTCTTCGTACTACACTTCAACGAGGGAATTCACG GATTACGGTTCACCAAAAACCCTTCCAACCAAACGGTGACTCAGGGTAACATGGCCCGTCTGGGCTGTGCCTTCGAGGGTTTGAGTGAACCAGAGATCATCTGGATGAAAGACGGAGAGAAGATCTACAGCACTGATCAGATGTACATCACACTGGATGCACATCACTTGGAGACCTTTCACAG tgTTAAATCGGTGCAGCAACAAGATGCCGGGAAGTACTGGTGTGAGGTTGAATATCAGGGCAGGGTCATTTCCTCAGAGCCTGCTTGGATTACAGTAGAAG GTGTGCCTCATTTTGCGGTGGAACCCAAGGATGTGGCTGCAATTTCAGGGGAGCCCTTTAACCTGACGTGTGCTGCATCAGGTCCTCCAGAACCTGTGGAGGTGCTGTGGTGGCTGGGAGGGGAACAGAAGGGGGATTTCACACCCTCCCCCTCAGTTCTCTTTGTTAAAG GTGTAAATGACAGCATAAAGTTTTACTGTGAGGCTAAGAACGCTCGAGGCATCTCCGTGTCACGCACAGGCACAGTGCACATTAAAG TCCGCCCTGATTCCCCCCAGGATGTCAAGGTACATCATGTGTCTGATCTTAATATAACGTTAACATGGACTCCAGGTTTCACTGGGCACTCACAGCTTTCCACCTGCACTATACAG GTGTCAAAGGGACCTGGAAAGAAGGTAAAACTTCCTGATGTGGATGTGGAAGTTCCTCCCTTCCAGCATGTGTTTGAGGGACTCAGCAGATACTCAAATTACAGTGTGAGAATCCGGTGTGATAACGAGGTGGGCTCTTCTCCCTTCTCTCCCTGGGTGGACTTTCACACTCCAGAGGCAG CACCATCAGCAGCTCCAAAGAACTTCACCTTTGAACTCAGCGAGCAGCAGCTCACTCTGTCCTGGGCAGCACTGGATCAGGAGGAGCTGCGTGGAAGGCTGCTGGCTTACAGAGTGCAGTGGAACCAGGGAGGAGAGAGTCAG GATCCCTTACTTTTCAAAGACAATGTTGCCCGTCTCTCGGGTGCAGGGCGCTTCTTTAACGCCACTTTCCGGGTTGCAGCATGCACAACGGCAGGATGTGGCCCGTGGAGTCAGCCTGTTCTCGTGATGCCCGTGTCAG CCAGGCAGGCTCAGACGCAGAGGGGTCACGTGTGGGTGGGGCTGCTTTTCGGCCTTCTGGTGGCCACCATGGTGGGACTCCTGTTGATTGTACTGGTACGCAACAGAGGCAAAGAGACCCAGTTTGg GTCTGCATTTGCAGCTTCAGGGACAGATGTACCAGTTTCCTTTACAGCTGCCAGGTCCTTCAACAGACAGTTCCCTGAGCCCCCAGAATCCACAT TGGACAGTCTAGGAATCAACAGTGATTTAAAGGCCAAGTTGCAGGATGTTCTGATCTCTGAAAGGCTATTAACTCTGGGACGCATGCTTGGAAAAG GTGAGTTTGGCTCTGTGAGAGAAGCGTTTCTCAAATCAGAAAATAATTCTGGGCAGAAGGTTGCTGTGAAAGTCCTAAAAA CTGACATTAACTCATCCAGTGACATTGAGCAATGTCTGAAagaggctgcctatatgaaagACTTCCATCATCCCAATGTCATTCAGCTCATTG GTGTGAGTCTGCATGGGAGAGCCCAGCAGAGGCTACCTATTCCTATGGTGATCCTTCCCTTCATGAAACATGGAGATCTCCACACGTATCTTCTCATGTCACGCTTCGGAGATGAACCTTTC ACTCTGTCTCAGCAAGTTCTTATCCAGTTCATGCTGGATATTGCTCGAGGGATGGAGTATCTAAGCAGCAAAAACATCATCCATCGGGATTTGGCTGCTCGCAACTGCAT GTTGAATgaaaacatgagtgtgtgtgtagcagATTTTGGTCTCTCAAAGAAAATCTACAGCGGTGACTACTATAGACAAGGATCTGTCTCTAAGTTGCCTGTAAAGTGGATTGCTTTGGAAAGCCTGGCAGATAATGTCTACACAACACAGAGTGATGTG tgggcATTTGGTGTAACCATGTGGGAGATCATGACTAGAGGCCAAACACCTTATCCAGGGGTGGAGAACTCTGAAATTTATGAGTATCTTATCAAAGGAGAAAGACTCAAACAGCCTCCTGACTGTCCTGCTGACAT TTATGAAATCATGCACAGCTGTTGGTCTCCTGTCCCAAAGTGCCGTCCTAGTTTCCAACAACTCATTGACCAGTTGGAGCTCTTGTGGGCAAAGCTAAATCCAGCTCCTGAACCGCTGCTGTATGTGAACCTGGAGGAAGAGGATGGAGAAAAGGCTTCTGGGCCGGTGGCAGATGCTGGGACCCCTAGCAGTGAAGAGCCCTCATGGGGGGTATCTTGGCAGTGTGTAGGTATAGATGAAGATGAAAAGGACTGGTTAATGGTGTCATCAGGAGCTGCTCTTGCTATTGGTGGAGACTACCGGTACATCATTGGCCCACATGGTAGCGTCATTGATGAAGAAAGCAGGCACTCTGACGACGGCCTGTCTGAGGATGTCAAGGACGAGGAAGAGGATGTTATCATTAATGTGTga